The stretch of DNA TTCAGTTAGTTTCAGCTGTAAATATAGATAAAGATGATATAGTTTTAGCGATTTCCCATAATGGCAAAACCCTAGAAACTGTTAAAGCTGTAGAGATGGCTAAAAGAAGAGGATGTAAAATAATATCATTAACAAAGTATGGTAAAAATGCATTAGCCGAACTAGCAGATATTAATTTATATACTACTGAGGTAGAAAACACCCTTAGAATGGGTGCAATTGCGTCTAGAATAGCTCAATTGACTGTTATTGATGTGTTATTTATAAATATAGTCAGACAGAAATTTGACAGCATTCCTGAACAGATTAAGAAGACTAGAGAGGTTTTGGATTTTAGGAAAATGTAGAAAGTTAATTATTTTTTTATAATAAATTATATTATGTATAAAAGTGACTTAGAAATCTTTGATTATAGTTAAATATTGTATCTTTATCACCTAAAGTGTTAAAACTTTTTTATTAGTAAGTATTACAGTTGGCATTGTAGCATTTTTATTAGATTTTATAGCTTATTTTTAAAAATATAATCAATTATAAAATCATGGGTTTTAGTTTTATATGAATAATTTGGTTTTATATAATTAAAATAATGGACAAGTTATATTATAATATAGAGGAATATAAAAGTACTTATAGAATATTAACCATGTATTAATGTACTTAATTTTAAAGGGAGGATAACAATGAAAAAAATTATAGTGGTTATGACTATTCTAGCTTTACTATTGAGTGGTTGTAGCAATGGAAATGATGATTCATCAAAAAAAGAAAATCAAGATATGAAGAGTCAAATAGAGGATTTAAATAACCAAATTAAACTACTTGAGAACAATATTAAACAAAAGGATAGTAAAATTAATGATTTGAATAATGAAATTGCAGAGTTGAAAGATAAAATAAGTAGTAATTCGAATTCTTTTACTACTAATGATCAATATCAAGAGGAAAATTCTATTAAAATTGGTCAAGAAGTTAAATATAAAGATGTTAAGTTTAAAGTAGATGAAATCTATAAAACTGATGTCTGTAAAATAAAATTAGATACTAATGATATTGTAGAGTATAAACCTGAAAATAAGTTTTTGCTAGTACAAGTATCTGGAGTTAATGCAAGCTTACAAAATATAAAATTAGATAATTTCAAATATAAATTAATCGAAAAAAATGGAACAGAATACAATATTACTCTTAAAACAGGAGAAATTATTAATTATGATAAAGTACAGACTGAAATAATGGGTGGTAAAAATCTACGTTTAGATATTGAGCCAAAGGTTAAAAAAACTGGAGTATTATTATTTGACGTACCAAATGTAGATGCAGAATACAAACTGAAGATATATTATAAAGATGACAATAATCTGGAGATGGATTATAATGGTGTTTCAATATTGTTAAAAAAATAATTACCTAGGACGATATTCCTAGGTCAAATTATTAATTAAATTTATTTCTTGTTTTGATTAACGATATTTATATATGAAATGAACACTTGTTTTTAACTTATATCAACCTCAATTTGTTTTGGAGTAAATATTTAAAAGAAGTATTAGCCCTGATTATACGCATAATGCCTAGTAATCAGGGTTTTAAACTATCTATGTTTTTGTTTCTGTTACAAATTCCGATATTTTTTTCTACATCTTGTGAATTTATTTCAGTACTATCATATAATTTTAATAATAATCCGTTTGAATCGTAAACTAATATCTTATTTTTATTTTTTGCAATCCAAAGAGGAAACTTCATCATACAATCACTCTTTCTAATAAAATTATTATCCCAGATTATTCATATAACTCCCTATAGTGCTATTTAATGGACATCTTATAATCAAAGGAATACTTATTAATGAATCTCCTATTTCGCTTTTTTATAGGAGTAAGCGATTCAAATAAAATCAGATTTTAGGTCACTGCTCATAATTTTCTATGAATAATCTGGGGTTATAACAAGGAGCAAGATGTCCTCCATCTCTTTAGGTGGTGGGTGCCGATTAGATTAACAGACGGTGTGAAATCTTGCGCCTCGTTGAAACGGTGTATTGCAATTACTACGTAATTGATTGTGTTGTTATAAAGGTTAAGGAGTCTTGAAAGACTCCTACCTAAGTTTATGCAACTAAATCAAATTATTATTAAATGCATAATTAGCTATTTATTTATCATAAGGATAATATTAGCTTTTTATTGTTTGTAAACTCAGATGTCTAGAGTCTTACAACTAGCAGCCGCCTGAATAGCAGTTACAGAAAATTATAACTAATAGTAAGAAGAAAAACAATAAACTGCTACCGTTTTCACAGTTGAATAAACTTCCAAAAAGACCGTTAGCCATAACGCAACCTCCTTTGTTTAGTGAATTAGTCAATAGCTATTATATATTATGGAAATCAGATGCGACTTGTTACAAATATTGTATAGTTTATTAATAATAGCTTATGTAGTTAGTAAAAAAGATAAATCTATGTAGTTATTAGGAGCATTACTAGCTCCTAATACTAATTTTAATTAAAAGCAGTAACAGAACAATATTACTAATAGCAAGAAAAAGAATAATAAACTATCACTACATCCGCATCCACATTGAGCATCAGCCATAAGAATACCTCCTGTAATTAGATTTGATATTCGAATATAAATATATTACATTTGATTATCTATGTACTATAATATATGGTAGTAAAGGAGTTTTTGTTACTTCAATAATAAAAATTAATAACATAAAAAAGAAAGCATAGATCCAATCAGTATACCACCTAATATATTTGGGTAAATTAGTGAAGTATCAAAAAAGCTTAATAATATCAATAATGTAGAAAATAATGCAATGATTAAAATATTATATTTTTTGCGAGTACCAATCTTATTGAATATATAATGCTTAAAGCAAAAACGTTTATCGAGTTTAATAATAAGTAAATAATATATTATAAGAAATAATAAATACTTTATAAAATCTATCATATTTTATCCTCCTAAAAAAAATTTCTTATTTTAAGCTATGAAAGATTTAGCTAAACTATGATAGATTCTAGTTTAAGATTAATAAATTTATATTTTTTTATTTTTATAGGTGTGTATAGTACAAAAGTATGATAGAATATCAACAGATGATACATAGTTATAACTGGAACAACTTAACATAACTGGTTCGACATTTAGTATTACAATTTATGAACAAATAATTTTTTAAAAACCTTGACAGTGGGTTGTTAGTATGGTAAGATATATCTTGTCCTTGAAAAACAAGCAAATAGTTACTTGAGGACAACAGTAATAATATTAAGTATTCTTAGGTAGCTCAATGGTGGAGCAACCGGCTGTTAACCGGTAGGCTGTGGGTTCGAGTCCCACCCTGAGAGCCAGAGTAATTGCCGGAGTGGCGGAACTGGCAGACGCACAGGACTTAAAATCCTGCGATCCTTATACGATCGTATCGGTTCGATTCCGATCTCCGGCACCATTTAAGTAGAGAATCAAGATTTATGATTTGGTGTGAATCACTTATTCTGTAACAGAGTGAGTAGAGAGTCATATTTAATATTGTTTTGTCGCGGGGTAGAGCAGTCTGGTAGCTCGTCGGGCTCATAACCCGGAGGTCATTGGTTCAAATCCGATCCCCGCAACCATTTAAGGGCGCATAGCTCAGTTGGGAGAGCACCTGCCTTACAAGCAGGGGGTCATAGGTTCGAGCCCTATTGTGCCCACCATTGTTTAGTAGATTAATGCTTAGAAATTATTTAAAAAAGTGTTGACAAAACAAAAAAGATGGCTTATAATTTATAACTGAGCCGAAAAAATGGCCTGGTAGTTCAGTTGGTTAGAATGCCAGCCTGTCACGCTGGAGGTCGAGAGTTCGAGTCTCTTCCAGGTCGCCATAAAAATTGCTGGTGTAGCTCAATTGGTAGAGCAACTGACTTGTAATCAGTAGGTTGAGGGTTCAAGTCCTTTCACCAGCTCCATAAATTGAGGAGGGGTTCCCGAGTTGGCCAAAGGGGACGGACTGTAAATCCGTTAGCTGTGCTTTCATTGGTTCGAATCCAATCCCCTCCACCAAATTTAATTATGCGGGTGTAGCTCAGTGGTAGAGCCCTGGCCTTCCAAGCCAGTCGCGAGAGTTCGATTCTCTTCACCCGCTCCATTTTTCAACATGCACCTGTAGCTCAGTAGGATAGAGCAACGGACTTCTAATCCGTGTGCCGGGGGTTCGAATCCTCCCAGGTGCACCACATGATGGGGTATCGCCAAGTCGGTAAGGCACTAGACTTTGACTCTAGTATGCGTAGGTTCGAGTCCTGCTACCCCAGCCAATTTGACTCATTAGCTCAGTTGGTAGAGCACCTGACTCTTAATCAGGGTGTCCGGAGTTCGAGCCTCCGATGGGTCACCATTTTTATAAATGGTGGAGACATCAAAGAGGTCGTTACAAAGGATTATAAAAATTGATATATTATAAATTTAATATGACCCATTAGCTCAGTTGGCAGAGCACCTGACTTTTAATCAGGGTGTCCGGCGTTCGAGTCGCCGATGGGTCACCAATAACAGATTAATAATGGAGAGGTACCGAAGTGGTCATAACGGGGCGGTCTTGAAAACCGTTAGGGTTTACGCCCACGTGGGTTCGAATCCCACCCTCTCCGCCAGTAAATGGAGAAGTACTCAAGTGGCTGAAGAGGCTCCCCTGCTAAGGGAGTAGGTCCTTTACGGGGCGCGAGGGTTCAAATCCCTCCTTCTCCGCCATTCACCCAAAATTTATTTTGGGCCTTTAGCTCAGTTGGTTAGAGCGCCCGGCTCATAACCGGTAGGTCTGGGGTTCGAGTCCCTGAAGGCCCACCATTTGTAGGGGTATAGCTCAGTTGGTAGAGCGTTGGTCTCCAAAACCAAGCGCCGTGGGTTCGAGTCCTGCTACCCCTGCCAATTTAATAAAATGTAGAAAACAATGAAGACTGTGAATGAGTATAATATAAGGAAAATTAATTTCGGGGTGTAGCGCAGTTTGGTAGCGCATCTGGTTTGGGACCAGAGGGCCGCGGGTTCAAATCCTGCCACCCCGACCATAAATTTTTTGATACATAGGACTATAGCTCAGCAGGTTAGAGCGCACGCCTGATAAGCGTGAGGTCGGTGGTTCGAGTCCACTTAGTCCTACCATTAATGGGGGCCTTTAGCTCAGTTGGTTAGAGCGCCCGGCTCATAACCGGTAGGTCTGGGGTTCGAGTCCCTGAAGGCCCACCATTTTTTTGCCCAGATAGCTCAGTCGGTAGAGCAGGGGACTGAAAATCCCCGTGTCGGTGGTTCGATTCCGCCTCTGGGCACCACTTAATTAAATAGATGAAACATGATATCATAGGACTATAGCTCAGCAGGTTAGAGCGCACGCCTGATAAGCGTGAGGTCGGTGGTTCGAGTCCACTTAGTCCTACCATTGATGGGGGCCTTTAGCTCAGTTGGTTAGAGCGCCCGGCTCATAACCGGTAGGTCTGGGGTTCGAGTCCCTGAAGGCCCACCATTTTTTTTGCCTATATAGGTTTGTAGAGTAGGGAAATGAAAATTTAATTGTAGAAAAAACCCTGATTATTTATATAATATTGAATAATCAGGGTTTCATATTATCATAAGTGAATTCAACCAACTATAAGTGATTTTACATATTATATAGTTGACATATTTAATTTTGAAGATGACTTAAATATATTAGTTAATATGAGATTTAAGAGTTGTTTTATATTTTCATAATACAATGTATTTTTTTCTTTAATAAGTAATATATTTTCTGGGAAATTATAAGGTGAATTATCATTAATATTTATTTCAAAGTCAAAAGCATCTTTATTTATATAAAAGCATTTATTGTTATTTGAGAGCTTGCTGTTAGCTAGCATCATATTTAGCTTTAAAATGCCCTTGCGTATGTCCCAATCAAAATCAAATATATCACTATAGTAAATCTGCTTTGGCAGTTCTATAGAATCAGTTTGACACATTATACTCATGTTATTTTTTGATATATCTACATCATCTAGATTTATTGAAATATTTATATTATAGTTGTCCAAATACACATTGTAGTTAAAGTATTTATTGTTATAAATAATACTATAGATATTTAATAATTGTGGGAGATAATATATATCATCGTAGTTATGTTTTAATATTATATCTAATATATTTTTATCATATGTTTTAACATATTTTTTGTATAATTGAATACTTTCTTTGCCTGATATTTTGTCATCTCTATAAATTCCTAACGATTTTTCTACTGATTTCAATTTACAGTCTTCTAGTTTTAAAATATTTTTATTTTTCCTAACTATTTTTATTAAGTCTAGGCTCTTGATTTTATCAAGTTTTAAATTGGATTTATGATGTAAGAGTCTTCTGTTTATAAAGGGGATATCAAAAGTATCACCATTATAAGTTATGAAAGTATCAAATTTGTCTATAAGAGTTACAGCTTCTGTCAGGATATCTATTTCTTCCTCAGGCCCTTTTGAAAAAAATTGATTAATAATTAACTTGTTATTATCAAAATAAAGTACTCCTATAA from Abyssisolibacter fermentans encodes:
- a CDS encoding ribonuclease H-like domain-containing protein, whose translation is MIKIEDKKSIDFNICNEFYNIIQNRSFCIFDIETTGFNSKFNKIILIGVLYFDNNKLIINQFFSKGPEEEIDILTEAVTLIDKFDTFITYNGDTFDIPFINRRLLHHKSNLKLDKIKSLDLIKIVRKNKNILKLEDCKLKSVEKSLGIYRDDKISGKESIQLYKKYVKTYDKNILDIILKHNYDDIYYLPQLLNIYSIIYNNKYFNYNVYLDNYNINISINLDDVDISKNNMSIMCQTDSIELPKQIYYSDIFDFDWDIRKGILKLNMMLANSKLSNNNKCFYINKDAFDFEININDNSPYNFPENILLIKEKNTLYYENIKQLLNLILTNIFKSSSKLNMSTI
- a CDS encoding DUF4352 domain-containing protein, whose amino-acid sequence is MKKIIVVMTILALLLSGCSNGNDDSSKKENQDMKSQIEDLNNQIKLLENNIKQKDSKINDLNNEIAELKDKISSNSNSFTTNDQYQEENSIKIGQEVKYKDVKFKVDEIYKTDVCKIKLDTNDIVEYKPENKFLLVQVSGVNASLQNIKLDNFKYKLIEKNGTEYNITLKTGEIINYDKVQTEIMGGKNLRLDIEPKVKKTGVLLFDVPNVDAEYKLKIYYKDDNNLEMDYNGVSILLKK